The DNA segment GGAAGGCGGTGCTGAGAAGGCAGAGGCGGGATTAGTTCTGTATGGGTTATTGCATATATTGCAGAGCCCTAAATGTTAAGCAGAAGAGAGGGTGGCAAGAAGACGGGGTGGAGCTGCTATTGGAGAAACCAGCACCAGCCATGGGAAGGGCTGCCCAGAAAACCCTCATCTCTTTACTCTGGCTAGCAGCAACAATTTGTAAGGCtgaggtaataaggtaataattggagatataccaatctcctagaactggaagggacctcgaaaggtcatcgagtccagccccctgccttcactagcaggaccaatttttgccccagatccctaagtggcctcctcaaggattgaactcacaaccctgggtttagcaggctaatgctcaaaccactgagctatccctcccccggtACAGACCTAATTCAGGCAAACTCCCTTTGAAGGACACCTGCCCAGGTGAGTGAAAAACAATCCTGCTCACAACAGCATTTCATACTACGGTTCTTGACAACCTGGACCCTAGAGAACTGGGAACTGTTACACTCAGCTGCCTTCAACATGTAAGATCTTCAGGGATCTTTGTTGTCCTACAGGTCTATAAAGTGCTTTTCAGGCTCAtggtgcaatataaataataaaaagaacagcTTCTTTGACCAAAATTACTTTGTAAAAATTAATCCGTATTGCAGAAATGGCCACTGCAGATGAGAAGTGGTCAAAAATAGGACACAGATTTGCAAATAATTTtgtgaaaatcttttttttcattgaaaGTTTCTGAAATCTGACATTTTTGACCTGCTCTTCCTCACACTCATTTCCTAATttctacccccctccccaccccaatgttgctgctggactctctccatctAAAGTTCTTATCACCATTGTATGTTGACACCAAAGCATTTTTAACCCAGTAAGTGACCAACCCGCAGGCTCTGAAATGTCCACTTATTAAGACATTCTGGGAAATCTAAACCTGACCTTTAAACCTCTGATAGTAGATTAGCCTTTTTAAAACTCATGGTTACTAAGGTAaggttctcattttaaaaaatactagtACTGTGTATCTAATAGCAGACATCCACAATAGAGATCTTTGTATAATGATATTTACTTTCACTGCTGTACTTTGGATTAAAAATCCAGCTGCATTTGAGGGTTAATTTTAGTTCACCATAAAAATCCTATGATCCTTATGCAGGATTTAATCAATTTTGTACAGACCTAATTCAGGCAAACTCCCTTTGAAGGAAATGGGTATTTTGCTGAAAAAGGAATGAATACAGGATTCACCCTCTTATGGATAAATTCATGTATTATTTCAGAGCAGCACTGCTTTTAAGTTTCATTTCCTTACATTcatgatcatttaaaaaatcatttgctACCTATGATTTATCCCCAAATGTTCTAAATTAGGAGGCAGGGTTCCTATGTCACAGGAAATATTAATTTTTTCCTCATTCTGTTGGCCTCTAAAATTTCCACATTAATGGAGCTCAATGGAGTTGATGGCTGTGTTACTATTTTTCTCCACTAATCTCCCTGTTAATAATTTAAAATCTAATAATGTGCATAACACAGGGAGACACTGTTacgataaaaaaaatcaatttttaaaaattcattaccTGTGTTCGTAGCAGccactgttttttaaattaatttgcttTTGGACAATTTCTTCACTGAATgacagctttttattttttttctgtatttcattCTGTTTGCACAATGAGAATCGACTAGTCAATGtaacttttcatagaatcatagaactggaagggaccttgagaggtcatctagtccagtcccctgcactcatggcaggacatagtattctagaccacccctgagaggtgtttgtccaacctgctcttaaaaatccccactgatggagattccacaacctccctaggcaatttgttccagtgcttcaccattcaGACAGTTTGTTTCTCTTTAGTTAATTTAATTAAGAGGTTCTCATGAACTGGCATAATTCTGCAATGGTTGGGTTGCAAACACGTCAGGGCAGTATGTACATCAAAATTAACtcacatgtttttttaaaaagtcacttaaATGTAATgtctttttcttttaacttttcaCTAAAACCTAAAACAGAAAGAAAGAGTAATGATCACCCCAAACCCTTTAATTTTAGGGCATTGTCTCTCAAATTCataaaactgaagaaaatgtTGCATTTATCACTAATAGAGAAAAGAAAACTAAGGAACTATCTAGGCTCTCATTTGCTTGGTTTTCTGCAGAATGTTTCAGATGATGAGAAACTAACACATATTATTTATGGATTCATTTCTTTCCCCAGAGGTGAGGATAGTGGGACTCAGCGGTTCTGATAAACTCGCCGTTCTCCAAGGCTGTCCTGGGTTCCCTGGTGCCGCAGGAGCCAAAGGagacccaggagctgcaggaatgAGAGGTACATTCCCAGGCACTGAAAGCGAATCAGGCATGGATGGTGCTGATGTAAATGGGAGTTACTTATGTAATAGGCTCAGACTTTGGAGATTCCCCCACAAACTCTGATATGGGGAAACGCTGCCCAACTCATAGAATCCTCCGTATCCTTTGGTGATGGATTGGAACTTCAGAATAACCAAGGCTTGAAATATTGTCCATTCTCTTTGGCGCCTCAGATTGGCAATCAAGTCCTCTAGTTCATTCCCCATCTCTGTCACTGTCTCactgtgtgatcctgggcaagtcacttcctctccctgagcctcaatttccccctctgtaTAATGTCCTTTACCTTCCCGGGGTTATCTGAGGCACTTTTCATTGATCTGTGTAAAGCACTCTGGGAACTTCGGATGAGAGGGGCTAGAGAAGAAGaaatgatgatgattattttgAGCCATGGAATTTTTAATGGTAGCATGACCGGGGTCCTGgtgggagccagctgtggtcactcaattagggtgaactgcaaagaatggtgtcaggtatcagaggggtcgctgtgttagtctggatctgtaaaaagcaccAGAGTCCCGTGgcgttagtctatcaggtgccacaggactctttcttGCTTTTTGCAAAGAGTGGCACAGCCAAGCCctaaaaagctggtggatattccaatacctaGATTCACCAAACCAGCTTCTTTATTaactcactggttactcagaagtccaaacaacacagttcccttaaagtgatccagcctcaggcctccatccaggtacccacgtcaAATACGGTGACAATTTCTGTAAAGcttatttcatcatagaaaagAGAAGGTATGATCAAttccaaaggatcggacacatcacctcccaggttaatgaatgtttcagatcttacacactacagccaattcttataaactaaactaaaatatattaaaaaacaaaagagagagagtatggttaaaagatcaatgtACATACAGACATGGGTTCAAttcattgaggttcagattcacagcagagatggtgagctttgtagctgcaaagagttcctttagaattcagttcataggtcatagtccaatgtccaagtCTCATATTCAGAGCTATCCCATATTTACAATTCATTGAACTGATAGGATGTtgttttgacctctgaattatcagaatacagcatggacagggactgttgattacactgtcgaccctactcatacatatgtaaatagacaaaaacacaaacatttgcTCCCTACAtgtctttatttattttggaggatgtttaaccctttctagccatgcctCACAGGTAGCATgtagacagggccggtgcaaggatggttcgtgccctaggcgaaacttccatcttgcgccCTCCCACCTCGCGCCCCCCGGCCTGAGGCACCACCCCCCACGGCAGcttccccactccttcctgaggcgcccccccgatggctgctcccccccccgaggcacccccccttgcggcagctccccaccctctgccctgaggcacccccccgccccagctcacccctgctctgcgcacgagcatcctgagcacgccgtggccgcgtcacttctcctgcctccccggcttgcagcgccaatcagcttaggcgccgcaagcctgggaggcgggagaagtgaagcggccttggtgtgctcagggaggaggcggggcaggggtgagctgggcggggagttcccctgcgtgccgccccgctgccttacttgctgcaggcggccctccccgcactcccctgcccagctccctccgcctaaatgccagcggcgactggggcggccaaagatccggctgcTGTGGActctgccgaagaaaatggcacccccccaaatgccagcgccctaggcgaccgcctaggtctcctaaatggttgcaccagccctgcttgtAGAAAATGGTTGTTTACCAGCTttggcagggccgtccctagctattctggggtccTATGTAGCCCCCTCCATGGGGGGGGCAGGCGTCCACGGGCGTTGGAGGGCTGgacccaggcctccgtggggggaGGGCTGGCTTGGGGTGTaagggggaaccaccccccagcactcaccggcagcacagctggggctggggtccctgcacttcccaccaccggtgagtgcaggcctggccctgctgcagtcctcaggggcgggaagaggcggggtgcgGGAGGAGCaaggtgggggctttggggaaggggtggagtgggggtggggaacagcaggggttggaagaggcagggcaggggctggagcagtatgCAGTGgctcagggcaccaggaaatgtgatgccccaagtttcctggtgccctgtgcagctgcgtactttgtgtATGGATAAGGACGGCCCTGAGCTTTGGTTTTCACCTGGCAGCAAGATGTGCATGTCCCATCGACTTCAATGGGCCTCCATGCAAGAGTCCATGCTCGGGGATCCTGATGTGAGATCAGGGACTGAGCGAGCCAGATGCAGATACATTATGTGAATTTTGACACAGATGGGTTATTGTAATTCCAGGttggggtggtgggtggggatTATATATTCAGTATTTACGCTACCTTGGAAACTATTCAGTCAGTTTTCTGTGTTTGCAGGGGAACGAGGACCTCTGGGGATCCCTGGAAAGGCGGGACAAACTGGCCCAAAAGATAAAGTAACAAAGGGCAGAGAACTGTTTTTTCCTATAGGTGACCTAAGAACAggaaatttgtttttaatcaaatttCAATTAGAGCTAGTTATAAAACACCAATTCCTCTAATATCTGGGCTCAAAAAACCACCATAGCTTCCCTTCACTCTATATTTGATAATAAAGGGTTTATTATTGCAACAGAACTTCAGTTCTGATCCACTGTCAAGATCTCGGTATCTCTGATCAGTCTTTACtatcttattttttatttaatcagGAGAAAGAGGTCCTGCTGGCGCCCCTGGAGTGAAAGGTGAGAGACCTCAGATGATTCTTCTTACTGCAGAGGACTTTATGGTGCTGTTCGTGGTGACAAAAGAACCAGGAGCCACATTTCCTCCCATCCCACTGTACAATTTTCCCTTCTGGGTGCTCACAGAAAGAAAAAGCTGAAGAAAAAAATTGGTTCAGGTTGAACAAGAAGTGTCATTTGACCCAAACCAACAggttttgggtgggttttttaaatctccttttggtttttgtttaataGCCAAAtgactaaacaaaatgtttcaaaatgaaaagttggaACATTTTAATAATGTCAAAGCAAAACTTTTTGAATAAGTGGGAAAATTTCCCAACTGATTTATTGTCGTTTTCTTACTTTGGCTGTACGTGTTTGCCAAATGTGAGCTGAATTTGTGAATTGTTTCGAAcaagaaactgcatttttttggtGAATAATATATTAGCTGAAAACATTTCTACAGCTCTAATTATAATGTCTGACATATCACAAGGTCCTTGGCAGTCACAGAAAATTACTCCAGGAATCAAACCACACTAGGCCAGCGGTTCTTAAACTTCATTGCACGGCGAccaccttctgacaacaaaaattactacacaatccCAGGAGGGGTGATCGAAACCTGAGCCAGCCAGAGCCCCGCGCAGGAGGACCAAAGCCTGATCCCCACCGCCCGGGGTgggaggcctgtaacctgagctcctccacccagggctgaagcccttgggcttcagcttcagccccgggtggtggggctcaggcttttgccccagtccccagccccagtgaccccattaaaaaacagggttgcgacccactttggggtcccaacccatagtttgagaaccaccgtgCTAGGCTAACACATCTTCGCTCATTCCATAGGAGCTGGGAAACATGCACCCAGCTGCAGTGTTGACATATcctaagggtgaaattcagcccgtGAAGAGGACAAGAGAAGATAAACGTATCACTTAAGTCCCACTAGTGGGCTACTTTAACAGATTGTCTGGAgtgtaagggcaggtctacactgggggggggggggtcgatctaaggtatgcaacttcagctacgtgaatagcatagctgaagtcgaagtaccttagatcgaattacttaccgtcctcacggtgcgggatcgacatccgcggctccccatgtcgactccgtaccaccattcgcgttggtggagttccggagtcgacaggagcacgttcggggtttgatatatcgcgactagatgagatgcgatatatcgaactccgagaaatcaattgctacccgccgaaCTAGACCTTGAACTAGCCCCCTGCACAATTAACCCCCAAGTGGGTGTTGAAATGAGAGCTCAAACTATGGAGATGATCTCTATGGAAAACAAGGATTTTATTCTGAGTTCTTCCTTTAGGAGATAAAGGAGCACCGGGAACCCTTGGAACAGTTGGTGAGACCCTCTGCACTTTCCTTTATATTGAGCACATCACTTCACTTTCATTTCTGCTGAGCTGGAACTTGAGTGGTTTAAGAATCTTCCCTCTTGAATAGTTACCATGCCCACAGTATCGAGCTCACCAATATTCCTGTAAGTGTTGGAATGTCTGAAGAGAGAAATAGCTCTGTCTACAAAACAGGTAGTCAATACAGTGttgcaactagggtgaccagacagcaaatgtgaaaaattgggatgggggtaataggagcctatataagaaaaagaccccaaaattgggactgtccctataaaatcaggacatctggtcaccctagttgcaaCATCTGCAATAACTCCAAGCAGATGACCTTTGGTATTAGAGATAATATTTGGCATGTAAGTGAAAGCTGTAGATCCAGATGTATATCCTGGAGAAGGCTGCTTTCTCTTACCCTCCTTATACTCCTCACATACTCGGGGTGGGGAGTATGGATTACAAGAAATGGATCCTGATTAAATGCTCGTTTAAAGGGGTGCCCCCTTTTCTGTTTACTTAATTTAACTTGGGATTTTTATAACATATTGACTCAAATTCACAGCTAGTGTAAGCAGGTGTAACACCCCTGACTTTGTGGGCATTGCTTCTACTTACTGACCAGCAATTAATTTAGTTTATTAAGGACCAattcttactcatgcaagtaggaACCTCATGAGAGGGTTACAAAACAGTGTTGGCTAGTTATGAATGCCATCTTTTTATTCCAGACAGGAAGTGCAGATCAGAGATGGGTGTGATTCCGTTAACACTTGGTCTTGCACAAGTACAAACCTGTCTAGTGCCTTTTCTAGTACATTGCTATTCCAGCTATCACTGTTGGTACAGTTTAAAAGACTATACAAAGTTTCTGGTTCAGATTTCACTTCCATTGTTTCTTTTCCTGTCCAGGAGAGGAAGAACTGGACAATATACAGTGTCAGAAAGGTGAGTATTTCTTATATCCACTGAACTATCATCTCATTCCTTCCAGGGAACGCAGCCATGACAGCCAAACCCTCAGGAATgataaacaaatatttttaaatgactaaTGTGACAACTCTGTCCTTTTCCTGTTTTACCCGCCAGATGGTTgggtatttttaaatgaatgatttATGCAAGTAGCCAGTGAATCTTTTGTGGAAACACATTTCAGCCAATGGGTTCACTTCCAATCTGTTTGATGTGAGTATTCCTATAAGTGTTTGATATTCCCTTGCAGTGATTGCTCACCCAAGTCACATGATGACTGGAAGCCCTTCTGACTCACCAGAGATTTCAAAATGGCTGCACAGGCACTTCCACCAGTACAAATCTTTGTGCacatttcagttttcagaagTTTTCAAGACACTTTGAGACAATCCTCTGTGCAGGTTGAGCTGTTCTCACACAGAACACAGGGCTTGGGCAGTTGTTACCTCTTTTCCTCTTTCAAACAAACTTAATATGAACCAGACTAGTGCAGTGAAGTCTAAATAATTGTGTTTGCTAaccacagagagcatgaaaagccTAGCTAGGTACCTACGCTGCGACTCTGGTAGGTTTCTAAAGATGGAACACAGAGAGCAccactagagggctcacaaactatttaaagggatactacccaTTTCCCAAACACTACAGTCGAAAGGAGAGGAGATGGTGGTTCAAAGACTGTTTTCCATTTACCTGATTCTGCAATCAATCTGGCCCTCAGTACAACATAAAGCAGCCCATGAATCCAAGGAGAGTTATACAACCAATTTATACATTTCAATTCCTCTTTCAACCAGGAGCAAAGAACTGCAAGGAACTGCTAGCCAGAGGGAACATCCTGAGCGGCTGGTACACCATCTACCCCCATGACTGTAACGCCATAACCGTGCTGTGTGACATGGACACAGATGGTGGAGGATGGATTGTAAGAACCGAGCATAAAGAAGCTCATTGGATATTTTTTCTTGAACAACAAACAGCTTTCTGTCCCAAGAATGGGAGGTGGCCCTTAACCAGTGGGTTGCAGCTAGGAGAAAAGAATGAAGATGGAAACTCTGAAGCTGTTGGCTCACCATGGTTATCTGAACAAAACCACTGAGCCTTTCTAATCCTCCTAATTCTTGTCAAAGTCTCCAGACATCTTGGTTGTTCCATGGAGGGAACCCGGAGCTTTAGAGTCAAAAAGTCCCCATCTGAGGGGACATTTGTCACTGGTCTGACACAGTTAACCAGGTTTCCCTTCTCCTGGCTATTCTCTACCCAGCTCTCAGAGCCTCCTCAATAGCTGCCCAGACTCTGGAACCAGAATTCCTTCTTCCTTCCACTTGTCACAGGCCTGGTGCCTCAGCTGCTCTAtcgctcaggcagcccctgagtATGAGTGGAAAGAGCGTTCTAGGGAGCTGAGGAGTTTGAACCCTGTATGTACCTCACATTTAAACCTTCCAATTTATTATTCTGCTTATTTATATCCCAGTCGTGCCTAGAGAATCTGATGAAGTTCAGGGTTCCATTTTGCTGGGTGCTGAACACACACACtgagagacagcccctgtccCTTACAGCTCACTGTCTTCATAGACAAGGCAGATAAAGGGCTGTACAGAAAGCAGAGGTGATGTCACTTGCCCAAGTGGCAGAACTGGGTatagaacccaggcctcctgatTGCCAGCCCAGTGCTGTAGTTTTCAGACCATGTGATCCTTTAATCTAGTGCTGTTGCTGCCAAGATTCAATATGATCCTGTGGGACAAACATCCATCAGCGATAGTCATCTGAGGCTGAAATAGATCTGACCCCGTTAAATTTCATCCAATGATTTACAGTCTCAGAGTTTCTGGTCTCCTGCTCTAGTAGGATGGAAATCAATGTGGGATTTCCCAGCTAAGAACCTCCTGTTTCCCTGCAGGTGTTCCAGAGACGGGTGGATGGTTCTGTGGATTTTTACCGTGACTGGAGTTCATACAAGAGAGGTTTtggcagccggctgtcagaattCTGGCTGGGGAATGACAATATCCACCTGCTAACATCCCTTGGTAAAGACATCACTGATGCGTTCTTTTCCTAACTGCAACCTTTTCCACCAAGCTTTGTTCCCACACTTTAACCATGGTTACAGCATATAGAGTTGTACTATTGGTAGAGGTAACACTTCAGCTCCAGACACCCCTTCCTGTTCCTTACAGCCCTGCCACACAAAGCTTTTGAAACCAATAATGGTGTGGTAGCTGGGCTGGCTCCAGTCATGAAGCAGCATTTTGTCCTTGGGTGGTTCGCCCACAGTACAGCAATGAGGAATGCTACAGACTGGATggaaattcatagaatcatagattattagggttggaatgggacctcaagagatcatctagtccaaccccctgctcaaagcaggaccaatccctaaatggcccccttaaggattgaactcacaaccctgggtttagcaggccaatgctcaaaccactgagctatccctccccgctaaATTGCTGAACATTTTGCTTTCAAATTGTTTTCTAAAGGAACCAATGAGCTTCGTGTTGATCTCAGAGATTTTGACAACAAGTATCAATTTGCTACCTTCGGCTCATTCAAAATTGCAGGGGAGACTGAGAAATACAAGCTGATCCTTGGAGCCTTTGTTAATGGCACTGCAGGTAGGTTCTGAGCTTGTTCTTTACCCTTTGTGGCAGATGGAAAAAATGGACAGCAAATGAGATGCAGAATATTCTATGGCAGAAGCAAAAGGTGATGTCATCTGGGGAAGTGATCTCTTTTGGAAAACATCAATTATTCTGCTGTTGAACTATCTGAGCCGGAACCCATGTTCTAGTGACACCAGCTATGTAGTGTAATATGGATATCCTGCTTAGGGAAGACTGAAAGCAgaactcttaagcaaagtaaactgtcatgggataagagggaaggtcctttcctAGATAAATAagtgattaaaagataggaaacaaagagtaggaataaattctcagttttcaaaatggagagaaataaatagtggtgtcccccagatgTCTGTACCTGGACTGGTGTCCCTCAGATGTCTGtacctgttcaacatattcatagatgatttagaaaaaggggtgaacaaggtgggaaaatttgcagatgatacaaaactactcaagatagctaaCTCTGAAGCAgagtgtgaagagttacaaaggcagatcacaaaactgggtgattgggcaacaaaatggcagatgaaattcaatgttgataaatgcaaagtaatgcacactggaaaacataatcccagctatacatatacaatgatggggtctaaattaactgttacctctccagaaagagatcttggagtcattgtgaataggtCTTTGAAAACCTCtactcaatatgcagtggcagtcaaaaaagctaacagaatgttgggaatcattaagtacgggatagataataagacagaaaatattatattgcctctatataaatccatggtatatccACAtgctgaatactgcatgcagatgcggtcaccccatctcaaaaatatagatattggaattggataaggtacagaaaagggcaacaaaaatgattaggggcatggaacagctttcatatgaggagagatgtaAAAAACTGGGACTtctctgcttggaaaagagacggctaaagggagatatgatagaggcctaaaattgtgactggtgtggagaaaataagtagggaaatgttatttattccttctcataacacaagaactaggggtcacccaatgaaattaataggcagcagatttaaaacaaacaaaagaaagtatctCTTCACACAACATGCAGTCCACTTATGGAACACGTTGCCAGGAGATATTCTGAAgaccaagattataacagggttcaaaagagaactagatagcttcatggaggttaggtccatccatggctattagccaaaaggggcagggatggtgtccctagcctctgtttgccagaacacatgggatggatcacttgatgatcccctgttctgttcattccctctggagcatctAGCATTGGCCTCTGTCGGAAGAtggaatactgggctagatggacttttggtctgacccagtatggccgctcttatgttcttattccttaactggcatcacagagacttgggcctggtctacactaggactttaattcgaatttagcagcgttaattc comes from the Mauremys mutica isolate MM-2020 ecotype Southern chromosome 18, ASM2049712v1, whole genome shotgun sequence genome and includes:
- the LOC123352493 gene encoding ficolin-2-like, which gives rise to MGRAAQKTLISLLWLAATICKAEDTCPEVRIVGLSGSDKLAVLQGCPGFPGAAGAKGDPGAAGMRGERGPAGAPGVKGDKGAPGTLGTVGEEELDNIQCQKGAKNCKELLARGNILSGWYTIYPHDCNAITVLCDMDTDGGGWIVFQRRVDGSVDFYRDWSSYKRGFGSRLSEFWLGNDNIHLLTSLGTNELRVDLRDFDNKYQFATFGSFKIAGETEKYKLILGAFVNGTAGDSLTIHNHMPFTTQDRDNDQYSGNCATSFKGAWWYQECHWSNLNGLYLRGAHESYADGVNWRTGKGHKYSYKVSEMKFRPV